The region TTGAAATAGGGCAGAGTGGATAATCTAGTTAAGTCATAGTTATTGTTTAATATGAGTGTTCTGAGGGGTAAGTCTGTTTAGCCACCATGTCAGGAATGGATCGCGTACAATCAGTACTTTGCGTTTGCCGTCGAGAAGGAAACATTTGGCAGGGATTTGATCGGCTTCGGGAATCTCTTTGTTAGCGCGCATATTTTGAATTGTTCTCCATCTAAGGGCGTTGCCTGTAAGAATGTCCAAAGAGGTTGCAGCGAAGACTGGCGGAAGGTGTTCAGTTAATTGGGTTTGCAGATCTTTCATTAAAATATCCTATGTTTAAATGTTCATAGGATTGCGGCAGCTAATTTTAAATAATATTTTGATCACTGAATCGTTTATTAGCGTATGGGGAAGACCTAATGTCGTTGCTGGTGAGAATTTGTTGTATTCAACTTTAATGGAAGATAATGGAGATTTTGAATGCGTTATAGATACGCGCTGTTTTCTTATGACAGAATTGAATGTTTTGAAGATACTCCAGAACAGCAGAAGATGCTTATTTCTAAAGGCGCTCATGCCTTTAGCGTACATTCTTTTTCAGAACCTTTGGTTAAGGGACGACTGCCGCAAAGGATATGGGGAGATTTGCATATAACTTGGAGTGAGGAAGAAGGTTCAAGACCTTTGCAGGAATGTGTAGATTACCTGCATAGATATGCTGTGCCGGAATCACTTGTGGATTTGTATATAGAGAATAGTTTTTATGAGCTTATAGTGGAAGAGTCTGCTTTTAGGGGAGAACTTGGTTCACCCGCACGGTTTGTTTTTGATTCTAAAATTAAAAGGTTTATTTGTTCGTATGCTGTGAATTACAACTTTTATGATGTAAATGGATTTCAGATCCCATTTACAAGTGTTCCCGTTGCCAAAACAAAACTTGCTCCTTCTTCAAGTGACTCATGCAAAGGGTTGCTCGGTTATTGGGAAAGTTGTGACTCGAAAGTTTCGGAATTAGCCCACTTATATTTTGTGGAGCATATGAAACTAGGGGAGAAGAAAGATTATATAAGGCCTGTTCTTGCAAACCTATTAAAATGTAATGTTTTTAGGCAGTTTATTAATAGTTCAACATATAGAATTGATGAAGCCAAATTGCTTGCTAAAATGATTGGTGGCTCTGCAATTAAGGCCTTTTTAAATTCCTGTCCTAACTCAACGCGAAGCGAAGATAATGACCTTATCCGCATCTTCGATAATAAAAATATGTATTTACTGTTGCCCCGCATTGCGTGCTCTCGGGTTTCTGAAGAATTGAGTGCAATAAATAGTAATTTGCAATGCACATCAGAATGTCACGTTCCAAGGGCGTCTGTTTTGCCCTATGCTTCAAAAGCATTTGAAGTTGATAGACCTATGGCACTTGAAGGTTGTGTTTTAAACTCGTCAGGTTTTTATCACGTAGACAGTTCTAAAGTCCCCAATGAGAACTTTAGGATTATGGACCCAATCTGGGCTAGAGATAACTTTCTAGGCGGGCGGCAGATCATTTGCCACGATATGTATGGTTTTCGAAGAGAACTCTACCTTTCTGAAGAAGACCTTGATTCTCCTAAATTATTTTCAATTTTGCGTTCTCACCAAGTTTATGTTCCGACCAATAAGGTTAAGCAAGGGGCTCTCCGGAGATATCTGCTTAGTCAATGTCCCCATATAAAAGAAAAATCAGTTTATTCAATCTCCGAGTATGCTGGCTGGCAAGACGATGGCAGCTATATCCCTCCGACTGAAACCACTCAGCCACAAGATCAAAATATTAAAGTTAAATCCCATGTCTTACCGCCCCCGGAAGACCTTTATAGTTTCCCAAGGCTAGGAAAAGAAAAATTCAGCACGGAAGCAACTTTGGCAGCTTTGTTTTCGCTGGTGGCTCCATTGCTGAGAAAGTTAGGGATGAAAGGTGTTTGTTTACACTTTCATGGAGGTTCTGCAGATGATCGTGACCTCATTATACACGCTGTTCAAACAGTCTGGAGAAGTTATCTGTATCCAGTTCATTATTCACTGCCGGATGTAAAAAGGCATATTGCTGCACTTAAAATGCACAGAAAAGATTCCGTGTTGTGCGTGCGGGAAGTGCAGGAGCATCAAGTTAAAAATATGAGGAGCGTTTTACGACGTTTTTTCCTTGGCCGGAAAGGTTCTGACCCTGGAGTTGATGGGGTGATCGTTTCTACAGGGGCAGTCCCATTGGGAGAAGAGAAGGAAGGAAGGAAAGGGCGTGCGGGGTATATAAGCAAAGGCAGAGTTCTGGCGGTAGACGTGGAACTTGGGAAAGACCGAAATGCTGGGGGTGAGTTGACTCATTCTACGGGTGAAGTTTTTTTGGGGAAAATTATAGATGGTAATTTTGCTCAGCTTTTGAGTGAATTTAAGTATTATTTTGTAGCGGACAAAAAACAGGGTAGTGGAGATATCGTTTTTGGAGTCCTTACTGATATTGCTACTGTTGCATTCGTAATGATTAGGTGGCTCCATAGTGCCGCTGGTATTCCACCTGCGACCATTGACTTTTGTGATCAAGAGTTTGGTAATTTGATATTTCGTCATGATTTAGAATTGATTAAGTATGGGCCGATAGTTGTTGAGCTTCATAAAATTATTCAAAATGCTCAAAAAAATCCTGCTTCTTTTTTAAAACAAGTAGTTCCATGTGGGCGAGGATGTTTTGCTATTACCGCCAAAGATTTTAAAAAGATTATCCCTGATGAAGTCTCGTTAACTTTTTTTTCGATTTGGCTTAAAAAGAAAAAAATACTTCGTTTAAGTCAGGACAAAAGTTTGTGCGGAGTTCATCATTTTACTGGTCTTGGTGGATCTGCTCGGGCCTATTTTGTACATGAAAAAAGTTTGAATTCGTTTCTGGGTAATCCAATAGATAAATTAGGTTTATCTACTTGTAGTTTTAGAGACATAGTAGAAGATTTTTCAAAATAATTTTTATTAATCCATTTATGGTGATTTTAAATTTGTTCTAGAGATGAAATTAAGACGGGCATAAGCCCGTCTTTTTTTGTCTAATAGATAAATATGTAAGGTGGGGTCTTTTCCGAGATATCATGGGTATGAAGTCGTTTTTATATCTATTTATGAAATTTTATTTCAAAACGTAAGCGTATGATATGACGCATTAGAAGTGAATTATAAATGACTATAAAGCACTGTAAAAGAAGATAACTTGAAGAGTCAATCATGATGTGTTAACGATACTATTAAAGGGGTACTAGCAATGTCCATAAAATCTAAAATTGATTCACATAAAAAGTATAATCCGGTTCTTAAACAAACTACAATACGCATATCAAAAGAGTCTTTAGAAAGAATTAAAAAGTATGCGAAAGAAAACAAAATAAAAGAGGGAACACTGCTTCGAATTTTAATCGAAGACGGTATTGAAAAGATTGATGGGGACGGTGAACAGGGTGCGGAAGATCCCGTAGCTGCTTTGAGAGAAGAGGTTTCTTTTTTATCTGAAGAGCTGGAGAATATGCAAAAGGAATTCACAAAGTTACGCGGTAAGCGCAGTGGAGATCTTTAGGGACGGAGGTTGTTTCGAGTATTCAGATCGATTACGTACTATGACGCTCTCGAAGCATACTGTGTGAATTAGACACTATGATTCGTTCTTAGGAATGACTGAGAGGTTGGCTGTGGACAGTTTTAAGCCGTATTGGTTTGCACTGGGGTTGAGTGGAGAAGGATTGTAATCGCGAAGTAGTCTTAAAGCTCTGAAAGAATTTCATAGTACCGTACTGTTGATAAACAGTGCGGTATTTTTTATGTGGTCGGGAATTTCGCTTAAAATAGGAAAAAAGAGGCTTCTAGTGTGCTTTACTGCCTTGTTCAAACTCACAGATTGTCACAGAAAATCACTCTCCATAGCCGTTTAAGTGGGGACAGAGTGGGGACAGAATCGACTTTTCCCATAAAAAAAGGGTCCACAAACAATCGTGAGATTGTTCGTAAACCCTTGATTTAACCGTGGTACCCAGAACGAGACTTGAACTCGTACAAGCCGAAGCTCGAGGGATTTTAAGTCCCTTGCGTCTACCAATTCCGCCATCCGGGCACGGAGTAAAAGTTAATATACTTAGTCTATTAACTAGTCAAGTAACTTTAGCGTATTATAACAAATTTTTTATTTCAAGGTAATTTCTGTAAAGTCTCGGACTTATTCGTGAGAATTTATCCATGTCTGAAACAATCTCCAAACCCGGTATAATCGCCCGAGTTACGGGGATTTCAAGGTCTTTACGCGTAAGGTCTGCATAGATTGGATAGTAGTCGTTTTTGGTGAGTAGAGTTTCAAGTACCATCACATCACCTTGCGTACTTCCGGTGGAGAAATTCGGAAGATCTTCCAACTTGAGTATAGGTAATCCTTTTGGGATGTCCATGGTTGCAGGGCCGGGGAAGGGGTAGGGGACTTCTGTTAGGGCAGAGAGAAGTGCCCGTTTACCGTCCAGATTGCATCCTCCTCCTTTATTGATGTCACCATGCTTGCCGACAGCGAAGGCTCTATAGCATGGAACTCCAAGCTCGGAGGTCATGTCTTGAAACCAGACCTGAATTCCTGAATCTTTCAGATCGTTCAGGTGTTTATTAATTTCAGCATTATCACTTTCAATTCTGAAACATTTTTCTTTGGCAAACGGGATTGTTGAATCAGAATCACGCTCAAGAACTTCAAGAAGACCGCTTAGTCTTGCCTCATCAAAAGTGTTACCAGAGGCCAGTCCTGTTGAACTAAGCCCACTGAACAGATTCTGTTCGTCAAGGTTACAAAATAGAAATACATGCTGAATAGGAATCAAAATCTTCTCATACTCTGTGCCGTTAAAGCTTTCCGACTCCATCCACCAGAGCGATTGGCCTTCATAAGGATATTCCAGTGATAGAGTGGACGGATTAAGAGTTTTGCTGTCTTTTGATACCTCTTCATAAGTACCTTTAACTACAGGACAAGGGTTAACTCTGTTAAGAATTCCGGCTTTACCTATGCTGCCATAGGAGCTGACTCTTTCCACCACTTCCATCGCGCAGGAAACTTGAGCATTTATAAGTGAAAAGCCGCGGCCGTAACTAGTTTGGATAGCATCCAGCGAATTAGAAAATGAACCGATGTCAGTTCTAGTTTTAACTTGCCAGTGCTGAAGTACCGCGGCAGGGCTCAGACAACCCTTCTGGCGCATCTGCGGTCCAAGAAAAACGTCAATAGCTTTGAGTTGTTTCATGGCATGAGCTGTTACTTCAGCTATAGGTGCGCGTTCTTTTGCAGGGGGGAGCTTTCCTTCTTTTTCAAGCGAAATTCTAACTGCACTGGCATCTATGGAAACTTTAGCCGGTAGTTCGTTTGTCTTGTATAAAGGTGGTAATCCTGATTCTTCAGGTGTGGGCAGGTCCTTATGCTCTTCCATGTTTGCAGATAAAATTGAAGTCCATTGATTGTGCAAAGACTGATCTGATAAAATATGTGAGCGTAGATGTAGTGTCGGCGAAAAATCTTTAAGCTCGTTCGCATCAAACTCTTTTTCAATTTGTTCTTTTATGGGAGCAAGTTTAGGGTATGTAAGACACGCTTCGTATATTAAAGCTGCGAGAACTTTCTTGTTGGGATTCCCTTTAATTTCAGTGATCAGTTTTTCGATTTTGCGAGTGCGATGCTTGCCTAGCATGTCGAGCATATGGCGGTGCATAAAATCATCATGGGGATATCTTTCCAGATGGTTTAATACTTCTGAAAAACTTAAGTTTGGTTCGGGGAGCGCCGCAAAGCACCCTGTACCTGAAAGAGTATCCATAAGTTTAAGTTGGTAACGCATATATTTCCTTGGTTCGGCTTAAAAAAGCATCTAATGTTGATAATTTAATATGTAATCGTTATTCTGGCCGAAACGGAATGTTATGGTATTTATGCTTTCAAGTGAAGTAGGTAAATATGGCTATAAATGATTGATTAAAAAATAGAACTTTAATCCTCATTACATTTCATCCGCTAAAGAAATTTTACCAGCGTTAGATTGAATTATATAAAGCGGTTTTTGCGCACTTCCACCGGTAAAAGATATGTTACCGGAAACTCCTTGAAAATTCTTAATTGTCGGTAGATTGGCCCGTATGTTTACAGACGTATTGCCTATTTTTTCAGCTGCTTCAGCGAGTAGAAGAATTGAATCAAACCCGAGAGCCGAATATCCTGTTTGCGGTTTTTTACCGAACAGTTCTGCATAGTCTTTTACAAAGAGTGTAACAAGGTTATCCTCACGGGTAAGACTTGCCTGCGAAGCAAAAACAATAGTTCCTGACCAAGCAGCAATGGATTTTTTTATTTCCACGGTATCAAAACTTGTGCCACCTACGACATTATACGCCATTTGCTTTTTTTGCATGAGTCGCAACAGGTGTGCACTGACTCTAGCTGGAGCCAAAATAACCACAGCTTCAATTTGTTGAATTTCAGGAGGAGACGAGCGTTGCTGCGTAATAATTTCGGCATCACTATCCGAATATTCACTTGCGACGATACCTTTATCTGTTGTTGTACTATCAGACTGAGGCAGAGGAGCGAATGCATCAATAGCCTTCATAATGTAAGATAAATCAGGGTTTGGTTCGGTTATGCGAAGCTCTGAAAGTATTTTTCCTCCTTTCGCTGTAAACTCAGATGTAAAGCTTTCCGCCTGATGCGCCGTTGAATCCTTCATGTCTGATCTTATCAAGAAAATATGGCCGGCCTGAAGTGTTGAAATTGTATATTTTGCAAGGTCGGAACCGATTTTATTGTCTGGTACTGCTAAGGTAAAAATGTCGGGAGTTTTAGAATTTGTCAGTCCTATGAGTTGTGCACCGCTGCAGATGAAAGGGAGTTGTAATTCCTGAAAAGTCGGAGCGGCGGAAAGAGCTGCATCTTCAGATACAATTCCTACTGCGGCAGAAATTCCTTTTGTTTTAGAAAGATTATGAACAGTTTTCATTATCTCCAGCGGATCTCTTGTGCATGTTTCGCATTTAAGTTTAATTTTTAAGTTTGGACTTGACTCATTGAATTTTTTTACGGCAAGAATTGCTCCATTCATAGCCTCCTGCGCGGTAAGTGCATTTACTCCTTTATTTTCGAAAATAGTACCGAAAATTAATTCATTAGCTGAAATAGTCGAAGAAGCAGAAAGCAAGATTGCAAGCGTCAGCAGTATGGTTTTCATGTTCCTGATCCTCTTCTTTCCTTTCTGGTTTTAATTATTTTTATCTTACGTTTAGCTTTATTGGGTTTGGGAGGATTATCTGTAACGACAGGATGTCCTATTTTTACAGTTTCTTCATGTTTCGCGTCTTTCTTTTCGTTATTCATTTTTTCTTCATTAAGTTTTCTGGCTTCTTCTTTTCTGCGTAACTCGTTTTCTTTGAGTTCGGCTTTCTTTTTAAATTCAAAAACAGCTTCTTCAAAATTTCTTTTTTTAGTGGTAAGTGCCACTTTTCCTGAGTGTACAATCTCTGTAATTTTTTTAATCTCCCACATTTCAATCGGACGTGGGTGTTTAATATACACAGGGATTATTTCGTGATGATGCATGTCTATAGAAAGTGAAAGTTGGCTGGTAAGAATAGATCTTCTGAAGATTCTGGAAGAGTTGAAGTAACTCTCAATAAAATTGCAAGGTTCGGAATTACAAGCGTCATCAAAGTAGATGGCAATGATGATATCAATATTTCGCTTAACGCATTCCATGATCGGCATAGGTGAGGAAAAAGCTCCATCAATTAATTTTTGGCCGTCGATATCTGCCGGAGGCATAAGCGGATATACTGCGCTGCTAGCATAGATTGCCTGAGCTAGATGACCCTTTTCCAGAATTACAGGGAGGCCTGTTGTAAGGTTGGTGGTGGTGATTATGGTCTTAGGTTTTAGGTCAGAAATATCCATATCTTTAAACAGTGTTTCATATGTTCTGCGAATGCATTCTGTCTTTAGAATACCGGATTCTGCTGAAAATTTGCCTTTGCTTATTTCGGCTATATCCATGACGGATTTATGATTGATATCTCTGAAGAAATGCGGGTCTACTGCTTTTGAAAAAATGTCCTGAATCTGTTTCAGATCGTATCCGGATCCGAGAAACGCAGCAAGCAATGCTCCTCCGCTGACTCCGATGACAAGATCAATCTTAATCTTTTCTTTTTGCAGGTATTCAATAAAAGGTAATGCACAAAAAGATTTAATTCCTTCAGAACCTATTATCAGAGCGATTGAAGGGCTGTCTTCATATTTCTTTGGCGGATCTTCCGGTGCTGCAGTTTCTTCCATTAGTTCTCCATTTATTTATAATGAGATAACTTTCTTGGAAGAAAAAAACAATAATAATCAGAAAAACTGGGATATATGGTTATTAAAATTAAGCAGTCAGTTCGTTATAGAAGGTCTTGAATAGCGGGAATATATTCTCAACTATTATTGAAATTCCTTCAGTATTAGGGTGTACTCCATCTGTTTGATAATACTCAGGTTTTTCGTCTAGTCCTTCCATGAAGTTTGCATAAAAAGGAATGTTGTACTTTTGAGCAATGTCTGGAAATATTGAGTTAAAAGATAAAGCGTATGATTGCGGCGTGAAATTCATAGGCATAAAGCCTAACAGGATCACAGGAATATGCGCTTCCTGAAAGGCTTCGATTATGGCCATGATATTTAACTTGATCTGTTCAGGATCGACTAGCTGAAAACAATCGTTTGCTCCGAATTCTATGTAGCCTGCATCAGGTTTGCTTTCAATCACATCTGCAAGTCGTGACAGGCCGTCAGCTGATGTTTCGCCTGAAATTCCGTAATTGGCAATTTCCAGGTTGCATCCTTCCTCAAGCAGTTTTCTTTCTAGCTGTGCAGGAAAAGAACTGTATGCCGGTAAGCCGTATCCTTCAGTCAGACTGTCGCCAAATGCTGCTAATGTAATCCTTGCCATTTAATTTACTCTTTATTTATTCTTCATCATTACGGAGCCAGTGACGGAATTTTGCAACTTCGTCCTGCCAGTCTGATGAAATTCTAATTTTTATGAACTCCATAAATACACAGTCCAATAATGAAATACATTTCTCAATTAGGAATATCTTTTCAAGAAATTTTGAATCAGGATCATCTCCCTCTTCGTCTTTCATTTCAACTTTCGGAGTCTTAAGGCCGCTTAGGGCAAAGTCTTCTGCTTTAATCTGCACCTGCCAAGCATTTTCGTCAATTTCCATTCTTAATTGGGCACGAGTAACTTTTTTACCTGTTTTAAGACCCATTAAAACTTCTGTCATATCCCCAGTTGAGGAGTTGACTGTGGCCGTATCTATATTTTCGCCTTCGCCGCCCTGAACAGATATACGCTGTTCCATGAAAAGCAAAAAACGTTCACCATTTTCAAGTTCGAAGAGACCGTCACGAATTTCACTTTTGTACCAGAGCCATGTCAGAAAATCCTGACCGAGCAGGGTGTTTTCCCTTTCTGCAAGAAGTAACATATCCATAAAATTATCCTTATTTTTAACTGGCAGACCCGTCTTCTAGGCTATGAAATATGTCGGATCTAGAGATTCAAGTTTTTGTGCAGCATCGTCTCCAAGCATTTCCATTGCAAGAAAGAAAGGAGTCAATGGTTCTAAAGTCAGTTCAAATGTGTCTGAAAAGTACTCTTCAAACATATCAAGAACTTTTGAGTTGGTACAAGCAAAGTAAAGTCTGTTTTCAGGAATATTCCATACAACATCAAAAACGGCCGGAATCGGAAGGCTTCTTGCGCGTAATTTGAGAATTACCTGATCTTTTATTTCACGCTTTCTATCACGGGAAATAAAGTTTTTCCCTTCTTTCTTTGCTTCTTCAAGCTCATAATTGAGGGCTATCTGTAAATGCTTTTTAAGGACAGCCGGCTGGATTCTGCGTGTATCAAGGCGCAGCGAAAAAGTATGGTATTGCCCTTTTTCCGGCGGTGAAACGCTCCATTTGTCATCGAGCATTTCATCCATATTCACCCATCCGAAAGATCTTTCTTCAGCGGTGTTGTCAATATCCTTAAAAGCATATTTTACTAAGAGATTAGGGATGGCTCTAATTAGATCATCCTCAATATCTTCCAGTATTCTATAGCGGGTAAGTCCGACACTAGCGGAAAGTATAGGCAAAACAGACTCCTTGAACCGGTAGCTATTTAAATTGATTCATACCGGATTTATTTTATCGTGCATGACGCACTTTCAACAGTAATGCCTAAAATCATTCGTTTGATATGTAAAGCGAAAGAATAGCAGATTGATCGATTATGGCATATTTGGTGCATAATATTTAGCAGGATATTTGTAAATCTGGTCATATTTTAAGGAGGATTCAGTCGAGTAAGACTGTTGCAAGCACAGGAGGTCATTATGGCACTCTGGAAAGTTCAATTAGAAGACGGATACATTGTTATGGGTAATCAGCGTAGAAAGATGCTCACTTCTAACGGTTGTAATGAACCGTTTAAGGGAAGATTCTGGTGTCCACGCAAAAGATGGTTTATGAATGGGCCTTGTCCTTTTCTTAATAAGCATGAGTGCGGCAATTACAGGCAAATATGCGGGGGGCTGTAATTACAGTGATTTTTCATATATAAAGATAATAAACATATACCTGCTTGATTTTGATACTCATGGCACCTAATATAGTATCAAAATTAAAAACAGAGGAAATGAAATGTCTGTTGACCCATACAAAGCTGTTGCAAACTGGCTTGATGATGAAGCTGTAAAGGTTCGTGATATTGAAAAACACGCAAATTCAGCACTGTACGACAATAAAGATGAAGATTCGTATAGAGATCTTATGCGCCAAAAAACGATGCTTTTAGCGAGCCTAGGGGATAGACTTGAATCGTTGGTTGAGCCTTTGAGTGTCGAAGATAGTCTTTTAGTGAAAAAAAGAGTGAAACGTTTTG is a window of Desulfovibrio sp. UCD-KL4C DNA encoding:
- a CDS encoding YcaO-like family protein, whose protein sequence is MRYQLKLMDTLSGTGCFAALPEPNLSFSEVLNHLERYPHDDFMHRHMLDMLGKHRTRKIEKLITEIKGNPNKKVLAALIYEACLTYPKLAPIKEQIEKEFDANELKDFSPTLHLRSHILSDQSLHNQWTSILSANMEEHKDLPTPEESGLPPLYKTNELPAKVSIDASAVRISLEKEGKLPPAKERAPIAEVTAHAMKQLKAIDVFLGPQMRQKGCLSPAAVLQHWQVKTRTDIGSFSNSLDAIQTSYGRGFSLINAQVSCAMEVVERVSSYGSIGKAGILNRVNPCPVVKGTYEEVSKDSKTLNPSTLSLEYPYEGQSLWWMESESFNGTEYEKILIPIQHVFLFCNLDEQNLFSGLSSTGLASGNTFDEARLSGLLEVLERDSDSTIPFAKEKCFRIESDNAEINKHLNDLKDSGIQVWFQDMTSELGVPCYRAFAVGKHGDINKGGGCNLDGKRALLSALTEVPYPFPGPATMDIPKGLPILKLEDLPNFSTGSTQGDVMVLETLLTKNDYYPIYADLTRKDLEIPVTRAIIPGLEIVSDMDKFSRISPRLYRNYLEIKNLL
- a CDS encoding ABC transporter substrate-binding protein — translated: MKTILLTLAILLSASSTISANELIFGTIFENKGVNALTAQEAMNGAILAVKKFNESSPNLKIKLKCETCTRDPLEIMKTVHNLSKTKGISAAVGIVSEDAALSAAPTFQELQLPFICSGAQLIGLTNSKTPDIFTLAVPDNKIGSDLAKYTISTLQAGHIFLIRSDMKDSTAHQAESFTSEFTAKGGKILSELRITEPNPDLSYIMKAIDAFAPLPQSDSTTTDKGIVASEYSDSDAEIITQQRSSPPEIQQIEAVVILAPARVSAHLLRLMQKKQMAYNVVGGTSFDTVEIKKSIAAWSGTIVFASQASLTREDNLVTLFVKDYAELFGKKPQTGYSALGFDSILLLAEAAEKIGNTSVNIRANLPTIKNFQGVSGNISFTGGSAQKPLYIIQSNAGKISLADEM
- a CDS encoding patatin-like phospholipase family protein, whose protein sequence is MEETAAPEDPPKKYEDSPSIALIIGSEGIKSFCALPFIEYLQKEKIKIDLVIGVSGGALLAAFLGSGYDLKQIQDIFSKAVDPHFFRDINHKSVMDIAEISKGKFSAESGILKTECIRRTYETLFKDMDISDLKPKTIITTTNLTTGLPVILEKGHLAQAIYASSAVYPLMPPADIDGQKLIDGAFSSPMPIMECVKRNIDIIIAIYFDDACNSEPCNFIESYFNSSRIFRRSILTSQLSLSIDMHHHEIIPVYIKHPRPIEMWEIKKITEIVHSGKVALTTKKRNFEEAVFEFKKKAELKENELRRKEEARKLNEEKMNNEKKDAKHEETVKIGHPVVTDNPPKPNKAKRKIKIIKTRKERRGSGT
- a CDS encoding arylesterase, with the translated sequence MARITLAAFGDSLTEGYGLPAYSSFPAQLERKLLEEGCNLEIANYGISGETSADGLSRLADVIESKPDAGYIEFGANDCFQLVDPEQIKLNIMAIIEAFQEAHIPVILLGFMPMNFTPQSYALSFNSIFPDIAQKYNIPFYANFMEGLDEKPEYYQTDGVHPNTEGISIIVENIFPLFKTFYNELTA